The DNA window TTCTCGCGGGCCTTCTTCTCGTCCAGCGCCCAGACCAGGAAGCGGCGGCCGCGCTTCCAGCTGTCCAGCGCGGTGGGGGTGAGGTTGGCGTTGACGCGGGCGCCATATTCGATGTTGACCACCCGCAGAAGCCAGCCCTGGTCCTTCTGGGTGCGGCGGTCGTCCAGCACATAGATGCGGCGGTCGGTGGCACCGGCGGACTTCAGGCGCTGTTCCAGATCCTCGCAGGCCATCTCGGCCATCGCCTTGCGGCGGCGGGCGTCGCGCAGGTCGCGGGCCTGCCGCAGCGTGGCGCGGGCGGCCTTCTTGATCCGCTCCACCTGCGCCTGCTTGCGCGAAACGGCGTTGGCGATCCGCTCCTCCGAGGTCTTCAGCCGGCGCATGGCCAGCAGAAGCGATACCGACAGGGAAGCGAGGCCGACCAGACCGGCGAAGATGTAGGGCATGCTGTCCATGGCGGGTCCTTCTCCGGCCGGGGGCTCAGCCGGCCTTGGCGACGGGGGTGTCGGCGGACAGGAACTCCTGCATCCGCGTCACCGCATACCCGAAGGCGGGCGGGTAGCGCCGTTCGATCTCCGTCCGCGCTTCCGCCATCGACCGCGCCCACACCTCGATCGTCTGCGGCTGGGCCCAGGAGGGGTCGATCAGCGCATGCTGGCTCTGCTGGGCGGCGCCGGTGCCGACATATTTGTTCACGACCATCGCGACATAGCAGGGGCTGCCCTGGACCTCCTCGCCGATCAGGCGGACCAGCCGTTCGCCCGATTGCCGCGACTCCTCGATCTGGCGTTCCAGCACCTTGCGGCGGCGCAGAATGTCCTCGACCGCGCCGTCCAGCTCCTTCAGCTCCTGGATGCGGTCGGCACGGCGGGCTTCGAGCTTCGTCTCCAGCTTGGCGCGGCGGGCGATGACGTTGCGCACCCCCTCCGTTCCGTGGCGGCGTTCGATCGCGCGTTCGCCGAGCACGATGACGAGCTTGCCGATGCCGAACCCCAGGCCCGCCAGTCCGAAGGCGGAGATGAGCGCGTTGCCGTAGTCCTGCCACATGTGCTGAACCCCTGATCGGGAGCACCATCCGGATGGATGTCTCCAACGATAGGAGTAACGCCTAGTTTCCTGCCGTTCAATCATTGCGCTGTAACGATATTTCACATGAAACACGCCGTCGCCGGGATCGTAGCGGCTACCCCGTCGCGCGCTCCACCCGGTTGCGGCCGGCCTGCTTGGCGGTGTGGAGCGCTCCCTCGGCGCGGTGCAGGGTCTGTTCGACGCCGGGCTCGCCGGGCAGCCAGTGGGCGATCCCGATGCTGGCGGTGACGGATATGGCGCGGCCGTCCACGACGATCGGGCTGCCGGCCAGGGCGGCGCGCACCCGCTCCGCCACCACGGCGGCACCGGCGGCGTCGGTCTCCGGCAGCAGGACGACGAACTCCGCCCCGCCGGACCGGGCGACATGGTCGGAGATGCGCAGCGCCGCCCGCATCCGCTTCACCACCGCGCGCAGCACCGCGTCGCCGGCGGAGTCGCCATGGGCGTCGTTGACCGCCTTGAACCGGTCGAGGTCGAGCAGGAAGACCGTCAGCGGCCGGCCATAGCGCCGCGCCCGCGCCAGTTCCGCCGCCGCCAGTTCCAGGAAGCGGCGGCGGTTCCACACGCCGGTCAGCGGGTCCAGCACCGCCAGCCGGTTCAGGCGGACGGTCGCCTCCTCCAGCGCGCGGCTGCGTTCGGCAAGCTGCAGTTCCAGCGTCTCGATGGCGGCATAGGCGCGCAGCGCCGTCACCACGCTGGTGAACAGCCGGCGGGCGGTCAGCTCCGTCTTCGCGGTATAGCCGTCGATCTCATAGGCGAGGACGAGTTCCTCCTCCGGGACCTGGGCGGGCTGGCCGGTGCGCAGGACGATGCGGACGGCCCGGTTGCCCAAATCCTCCCGGATGGTGCGGACCAGCTGTAGCCCCGCATCCTCCGTCTCCATCACCACGTCGAGCAGGATGACCGCGATGCCGGGCGTGTCGCGCAGGATCCGCTCCGCCTCCGCGGCGCTGGTGCAGTCCAGCAGGCGAACGGGACGGTCGCGGAAGCGCAGGCGGGCCAGCGCCAGCCGGGTGACGGCATGCACCTCCGGCTCGTCATCGGCGACCAGCACCAGCCAGGGCGGGGACTGAGGGTCCGGGGCATCGGAGTCGGGTCGTCCCGGAAGCGGTGCTGCGGGGGAGTCGTCCGAGGCGAACAGGAAATCGTTGGACATGGCTGCCGGCTCGGAGCTCCGCGCGGTACACGTATGAATTGAAGCACGTCGGCGCGGGGGATGCAACGGCGCCGAGTGCCGCGTTCCGCCGCATGGGAGCGGGCTGCCGAAAGGGCGAAAATGGCGGAGGATCGGACTGGCCGGTGGCGTGTTTCGCCATTCGGTGCTTGCGCGGCCACCGCAAGCCACCTTAGGCATGGCAGTGCGTATGCCAACGATCGTCGGACGGGCGGACGCGGTGAAACGGGACAGGAGCGGACCGGGTTATGGAAGCAGGCATGGACGGGCGGGAGCATGCGGCGAAGCTGCGCGCGCTCGCGCTGGGGGCGCTGGGTGTCGTCTATGGCGACATCGGCACCAGCCCGCTCTACACGCTGCGCGAATGCCTGACCGAGGGCGGCGGCTTTCCGCTGGTGCCGGAGGTCATCCTGGGCGTGCTGTCGCTGATCTTCTGGGCGCTGATCATTACGGTGACGGTGAAGTACGTCGTCTTCGTCATGCGCGCCGACAACCAGGGGGAGGGCGGCATCCTGGCGCTGACCGCGCTGGCGCTGCGCGGCATGCGGCCGGGGCACCGGCGCACCGGCGTCGTCATGGCCATCGGCGTGATGGGCGCCTCGCTGTTCTACGGCGACAGCCTGATCACTCCCGCCATCTCGGTGCTGAGCGCGGTGGAGGGGCTGCATGTCGTCGCCCCCGCCCTGGACGACTACGTCATCCCCATCACCCTGACCATCCTGGTCGGGCTGTTCGTGCTGCAGCGATTCGGGACGGAGAAGGTCGGCCGGCTGTTCGGGCCGGTGATGCTGGTCTGGTTCATCACGCTGGCGGCGCTGGGGCTGTGGCAGATCGTCCGCAATCCCGTCGTGCTGGGGGCGGTATGGCCGGGGCATGCCGTGGAGATGCTGTTCAACCACGGCTGGCACGGCTTTCTGCTGCTGGGTGCCGTGGTTCTGGCGGTGACGGGGGCCGAGGCGCTCTATGCCGACATGGGCCATTTCGGCCGCAAGCCGATCCGCGGCGCCTGGTACACCATCGTGCTGCCGTCGCTTCTGCTGTGCTATTTCGGCCAGGGCGCCCTGTTGCTGCACGAACCGGACGCCATCGAGAATCCCTTCTTCCATCTGGCGCCGGACTGGGCGCAGGTGCCGCTGCTGCTGCTGGCGACCGCGGCGACCATCATCGCCGGTCAGGCGGTGATCTCCGGCGCCTATTCGGTGACGCTGCAGGCGATGCATCTGCGCTATCTGCCGCGGATGGAGGTGATGCACACCTCGGAGCATGAGAAGGGCCAGATCTACATGCCGCAGCTGAACTGGCTGCTGCTGGCCGGCGTTCTCCTGCTGGTGCTGACCTTCCAGACCTCCAGCAACCTCGCCGCCGCCTATGGCATCGCGGTGACCGGCACGATGGTGGCGACCACGCTGCTGGCCTACAAGGTCGCGCGCTCGCTCGGCCGCTGGAAGCTGTGGCAGGCGGTGCTGGCGCTGGCGGTGTTCCTGACCGTCGACATGGCGCTGTTCCTGGCCAACCTGGTCAAGGTGGAGGAGGGCGGCTGGTTCCCGCTGGTGGTCGGCGCGGCCGTCTTCCTGCTGATGGCGACCTGGCGGCGCGGGCGCGAGGTGGTGCGCAAGCGGCTGGCCGAGGATGCGCTGCCCTTCGACCTGCTGGTGGAGCGGCTGAAGGGCGGCTCGGTGCAGCGGGTTCCGGGCACCGCCGTGTTCCTGACCGGCAACCCGCGCGGCCTGCCGCCGGGGCTGCTGCACAGCCTGAAGCACTACAAGGTGCTGCACCAGCGGGTCGTGCTGCTGACCGTCGACATCGAGGACGTGCCCCATGTGCCGGACGAGCAGCGCTTCGAGTTGAAGGCCCTGTCCGCCGGATTCTTCCGCCTGATCGTCCATTTCGGCTTCAAGGACGAGCCGGACATCCCGCAGGCGCTGGAGACCAAGCGGATTCCAGGATTGCCGTTCGAGCCGATGGAAACCACCTATTTCGTCAGCCGCGAGACGCTGATCCGCAGCCACGGCAAGCTCGGCCTGCCGCGCTGGCAGGAACCGCTGTTCATCTTCCTGTCCAAGCTGTCGACCAGCGCGTCG is part of the Azospirillum lipoferum 4B genome and encodes:
- a CDS encoding GGDEF domain-containing response regulator, encoding MSNDFLFASDDSPAAPLPGRPDSDAPDPQSPPWLVLVADDEPEVHAVTRLALARLRFRDRPVRLLDCTSAAEAERILRDTPGIAVILLDVVMETEDAGLQLVRTIREDLGNRAVRIVLRTGQPAQVPEEELVLAYEIDGYTAKTELTARRLFTSVVTALRAYAAIETLELQLAERSRALEEATVRLNRLAVLDPLTGVWNRRRFLELAAAELARARRYGRPLTVFLLDLDRFKAVNDAHGDSAGDAVLRAVVKRMRAALRISDHVARSGGAEFVVLLPETDAAGAAVVAERVRAALAGSPIVVDGRAISVTASIGIAHWLPGEPGVEQTLHRAEGALHTAKQAGRNRVERATG
- a CDS encoding potassium transporter Kup → MEAGMDGREHAAKLRALALGALGVVYGDIGTSPLYTLRECLTEGGGFPLVPEVILGVLSLIFWALIITVTVKYVVFVMRADNQGEGGILALTALALRGMRPGHRRTGVVMAIGVMGASLFYGDSLITPAISVLSAVEGLHVVAPALDDYVIPITLTILVGLFVLQRFGTEKVGRLFGPVMLVWFITLAALGLWQIVRNPVVLGAVWPGHAVEMLFNHGWHGFLLLGAVVLAVTGAEALYADMGHFGRKPIRGAWYTIVLPSLLLCYFGQGALLLHEPDAIENPFFHLAPDWAQVPLLLLATAATIIAGQAVISGAYSVTLQAMHLRYLPRMEVMHTSEHEKGQIYMPQLNWLLLAGVLLLVLTFQTSSNLAAAYGIAVTGTMVATTLLAYKVARSLGRWKLWQAVLALAVFLTVDMALFLANLVKVEEGGWFPLVVGAAVFLLMATWRRGREVVRKRLAEDALPFDLLVERLKGGSVQRVPGTAVFLTGNPRGLPPGLLHSLKHYKVLHQRVVLLTVDIEDVPHVPDEQRFELKALSAGFFRLIVHFGFKDEPDIPQALETKRIPGLPFEPMETTYFVSRETLIRSHGKLGLPRWQEPLFIFLSKLSTSASEYFCIPPNRVVELGMQLEI